In Papio anubis isolate 15944 chromosome 17, Panubis1.0, whole genome shotgun sequence, the following are encoded in one genomic region:
- the KCNJ12 gene encoding ATP-sensitive inward rectifier potassium channel 12, translating to MTAASRANPYSIVSSEEDGLHLVTMSGANGFGNGKVHTRRRCRNRFVKKNGQCNIEFANMDEKSQRYLADMFTTCVDIRWRYMLLIFSLAFLASWLLFGVIFWVIAVVHGDLEPAEGRGRTPCVMQVHGFMAAFLFSIETQTTIGYGLRCVTEECPVAVFMVVAQSIVGCIIDSFMIGAIMAKMARPKKRAQTLLFSHNAVVALRDGKLCLMWRVGNLRKSHIVEAHVRAQLIKPRVTEEGEYIPLDQIDIDVGFDKGLDRIFLVSPITILHEIDEASPLFGISRQDLETDDFEIVVILEGMVEATAMTTQARSSYLANEILWGHRFEPVLFEEKNQYKIDYSHFHKTYEVPSTPRCSAKDLVENKFLLPSANSFCYENELAFLSRDEEDEADGDQDGRSRDGLSPQARHDFDRLQAGSGALEQRPYRRESEI from the coding sequence ATGACCGCGGCCAGCCGGGCCAACCCCTACAGCATCGTGTCATCGGAGGAGGACGGGCTGCACCTGGTCACCATGTCAGGCGCCAACGGCTTCGGCAACGGCAAGGTGCACACGCGGCGCAGGTGCCGCAACCGCTTCGTCAAGAAGAACGGCCAGTGCAACATTGAGTTCGCCAACATGGACGAGAAGTCACAGCGCTACCTGGCTGACATGTTCACCACCTGTGTGGACATCCGCTGGCGCTACATGCTGCTCATCTTCTCGCTGGCCTTCCTCGCCTCCTGGCTGCTGTTCGGCGTCATCTTCTGGGTCATCGCTGTGGTACACGGTGACCTGGAGCCGGCCGAGGGCCGCGGCCGCACGCCCTGTGTGATGCAGGTGCATGGCTTCATGGCGGCCTTCCTCTTCTCCATCGAGACGCAGACCACCATTGGCTACGGGCTGCGCTGTGTGACGGAGGAGTGCCCGGTGGCCGTCTTCATGGTGGTGGCCCAGTCCATTGTGGGCTGCATCATCGACTCCTTCATGATCGGTGCCATCATGGCCAAGATGGCGAGGCCCAAGAAGCGGGCGCAGACGCTGCTGTTCAGCCACAACGCCGTGGTGGCCCTGCGTgacggcaagctctgcctcatgtGGCGCGTGGGCAACCTGCGCAAGAGCCACATCGTGGAGGCCCATGTGCGCGCGCAGCTCATCAAGCCGCGGGTCACCGAGGAGGGCGAGTACATCCCGCTGGACCAGATCGACATCGATGTGGGCTTCGACAAGGGCCTGGACCGCATCTTTCTCGTGTCGCCCATCACCATCCTGCACGAGATTGACGAGGCCAGCCCGCTGTTCGGCATCAGCCGGCAGGACCTGGAGACAGACGACTTTGAGATAGTGGTCATCCTGGAAGGCATGGTGGAGGCCACAGCCATGACCACGCAGGCCCGCAGCTCCTACCTGGCCAACGAGATCCTGTGGGGCCACCGCTTCGAGCCCGTGCTCTTTGAGGAGAAGAACCAGTACAAGATCGACTACTCGCACTTCCACAAGACCTATGAGGTGCCCTCTACGCCTCGCTGCAGCGCGAAGGATCTGGTGGAGAATAAGTTCCTGCTGCCCAGTGCCAACTCCTTCTGCTACGAGAACGAACTGGCCTTCCTGAGCCGTGACGAGGAGGATGAGGCGGACGGAGACCAGGACGGCCGAAGCCGGGACGGCCTCAGCCCCCAGGCCAGGCATGACTTTGACAGACTCCAGGCTGGCAGCGGGGCCCTGGAGCAGCGGCCCTACAGAAGGGAGTCAGAGATCTGA